One Channa argus isolate prfri chromosome 15, Channa argus male v1.0, whole genome shotgun sequence DNA segment encodes these proteins:
- the LOC137099597 gene encoding WAS/WASL-interacting protein family member 2-like isoform X3 yields the protein MKCISERVIRCVLYQQQDAYTSPSSSSTRGTPTSPHLQPEPKGGGAAAGGGTTVSGAVSPSGSAPPVGGLFTSGVPKLRPVGDGSSGRSSSTRAAAPRPPSNCHDDAETPSPQTSSPMETSRSQRPSLPNLSSSPSPSSPSSAASSPSTGMKYSSSAPPPPPPLCRRGNAPSPPSSSTSYNREKPLPPTPNNTPPLPSKPPPSPANSRRPPTSGGNPTSSSTSLAPPPPPYRITGEGAPELPQRHNSLSNKRTAPSPGGHTPTRGPAPPPPPASPTPSQQGTNRPLPPASPTPSQQSTNRPPPPIRDPPGRGAATPGPVQSSLRAGGREAPPPPPYRTYGSPSLSSDPPIRGKPPPPPTRTSAAPPPPPPPLRNGHPPSSSSIIRSFVDDFESKYSFHPLDDFPPPDEYRHFTKIYPSKANRVMRGAPPLPPVGR from the exons AGCCCAAAGgaggtggagcagcagcaggaggaggaaccACTGTCAGCGGAGCAGTGAGCCCATCAGGTTCCGCTCCACCAGTCGGAGGCCTGTTTACAAGTGGAGTACCCAAACTGAGGCCAGTCGGTG atgGCTCCTCTGGCCGTTCCTCCTCCACTCGAGCTGCGGCTCCTCGCCCTCCTAGTAATTGTCATGACGACGCAGAGACCCCCTCCCCTCAGACATCATCACCCATGGAAACGTCTCGCTCCCAGCGTCCCTCGCTCCCCAACCtatcctcctctccctccccctcaTCCCCCTCCTCTGCAGCCTCCTCCCCCTCCACTGGCATGAAGTACTCCTCCTCagccccccctcctcctcctcccctttgTCGCCGTGGCAACGCACCTTCTCCTCCCTCATCTTCAACTTCTTACAACAGAGAGAAGCCCCTCCCACCAACCCCTAACAACACTCCGCCACTCCCATCCAAACCTCCCCCATCACCTGCCAACAGCAGACGCCCCCCTACCTCAGGTGGAAACCCCacatcctcctccacctccctggcccccccacctccaccttacCGCATTACAGGGGAAGGAGCTCCTGAGCTGCCACAGCGCCACAACTCCCTCAGCAACAAGAGGACCGCCCCCTCCCCTGGAGGCCACACCCCCACCAGAGGCcctgctcctccacctcccccagCCTCCCCCACCCCATCCCAACAGGGAACCAACAGGCCTCTGCCCCCTGCCTCCCCCACCCCATCCCAACAGAGCACCAACAGGCCTCCACCCCCCATCAGAGATCCCCCAGGTAGAGGAGCAG CTACTCCGGGTCCAGTCCAGTCGTCTTTGAGGGCGGGGGGCAGAGaagctccacctcctcctccttacaGGACATATGGTagcccctccctctcttctgaCCCCCCCATCAGAGGGAAGCCTCCTCCCCCGCCAACCCGTACATCCGCTGCTCCTCCCCcgcctccccctcctctccgGAATGGAcacccaccctcctcctcctccattatTCGCTCATTTGTCG ATGATTTTGAGTCCAAGTATTCATTTCATCCTCTGGATGATTTCCCTCCTCCAGACGAATATAGACACTTCACTAAGATTTATCCCAGCAAGGCCAACAGAG TGATGAGAGGagctcctccactgcctcctgTCGGGAGGTGA
- the LOC137099594 gene encoding cilia- and flagella-associated protein 251-like isoform X4 yields the protein MQTSILATTEQLLERSFTSIRRKECCAEKFIKMARELESLKEKCNASQCVGTMCMTVFLFAATAHLLDLVGIWCLGVGATISVATPIIEQVMSFVTMTKKQDLEKQSNKTTGEIQEQFKQVREQVSVNKGPSHTTPNQRFFPPQLLLSLPGKRLSVNGTQQLIQKMIKIGLKTAAVTSVTAVGRAAGMAFDSLKDQIMENHVAAQSQSLRDTTNKILKSKREFEETTGSQRKHQKTFAECQREEDSDSEDEDSYDDYDEDEYGEDGYDEDDEGGYGEDEDDYDEDEYGEDEDEDGYGEDEDDEGGYGEDEDGEDEDDEGGYGEDEDGEDEDDEGGYGEDEDGEDEDDEGGYGEDEDGEDEDDEGGYGEDEDEDDEGGYGEDEDGEDEDDEGGYGEDEDDYDEDEYGEDEYDEGGYGEDEDGEDEDDEGGYGEDGYGEDEDDEGGYGEEEDGEDEENYSQDEEHDQEEEDGEEDTEDDESSVKNTRKHKFESRPKASTAVRVALLNVQSMNNKRREVLDIITQNNLDVLCTTETWLQRHTGRDVLRDASPHDFSFYHQGPT from the exons ATGCAGACATCCATCTTGGCCACTACTGAGCAGCTGCTGGAGCGGAGTTTCACCTCGATCAGGAGGAAGGAGTGCTGTGCAGAGAAGTTCATTAAAATGGCCCGAGAGCTGGAATCACTTAAGGAGAAATGCAATGCAAGTCAGTGTGTGGGCACCATGTGCATGactgtatttctgtttgcaGCAACTGCTCATTTGTTAGATCTGGTAGGAATATGGTGTTTAGGTGTAGGTGCCACAATCTCTGTAGCTACTCCCATCATTGAGCAGGTCATGTCCTTTGTCACCATGACAAAGAAGCAGGATTTAGAAAAGCAGAGCAACAAAACTACAGGAGAAATCCAGGAACAGTTCAAGCAAGTGAGAGAGCAGGTTTCTGTGAATAAAGGACCCTCGCACACGACTCCCAACCAGCGCTTCTTTCCACCTCAGCTGCTACTTTCACTGCCCGGTAAACGTTTGTCTGTAAACGGAACTCAACAGCTCATCCAAAAAATGATTAAGATTggactgaaaacagctgctgtcacaaGTGTCACG GCTGTGGGACGAGCTGCTGGGATGGCATTTGACAGCTTGAAAGACCAGATCATGGAAAACCATGTGGCTGCACAAAGCCAATCACTGAGAGACACAACCAACAAAATCCTGAAGAGCAA AAGGGAGTTTGAAGAGACGACTGGAAGCCAACGAAAACACCAGAAGACTTTTGCTGAatgtcagagagaggaggacagtGATAGTGAGGATGAAGACAgttatgatgattatgatgaggATGAGTATGGTGAGGATGGttatgatgaagatgatgagggtGGTTATGGTGAGGATGAGGACGATTATGATGAGGATGAGTAtggtgaggatgaagatgaggatggttatggtgaggatgaagatgatgagggtGGTTATGGTGAGGATGAGGAcggtgaggatgaagatgatgagggtGGGTATGGTGAGGATGAGGAcggtgaggatgaagatgatgagggtGGGTATGGTGAGGATGAGGAcggtgaggatgaagatgatgagggtGGTTATGGTGAGGATGAGGAcggtgaggatgaagatgatgagggtGGTTAtggtgaggatgaggatgaagatgatgagggtGGTTATGGTGAGGATGAGGAcggtgaggatgaagatgatgagggtGGTTATGGTGAGGATGAGGACGATTATGATGAGGATGAGTATGGTGAGGACGAGTATGATGAGGGTGGGTATGGTGAGGATGAGGAcggtgaggatgaagatgatgagggtGGTTATGGTGAGGATGGTTAtggtgaggatgaagatgatgagggtGGTTATGGTGAGGAAGAGGACGGTGAGGATGAGGAGAATTATAGCCAGGATGAAGAGCATGatcaagaggaggaggatggtgaGGAAGACACAGAGGATGATGAAAGCAGTGTTAAGAACACAAGGAAACACAAGTTTGAGAGCCGCCCAAAGGCTTCTACAGCAGTTAGGGTGGCGCTGCTCAATGTTCAGTCGATGAATAATAAAAGACGCGAGGTCCTCGACATCATAACGCAAAACAACCTGGATGTACTTTGCACAACAGAGACATGGTTACAAAGACACACTGGACGCGACGTCCTCAGGGACGCTTCACCACATGATTTCAGTTTCTATCATCAG GGTCCAACCTGA
- the LOC137099594 gene encoding cilia- and flagella-associated protein 251-like isoform X2, which translates to MQTSILATTEQLLERSFTSIRRKECCAEKFIKMARELESLKEKCNASQCVGTMCMTVFLFAATAHLLDLVGIWCLGVGATISVATPIIEQVMSFVTMTKKQDLEKQSNKTTGEIQEQFKQVREQVSVNKGPSHTTPNQRFFPPQLLLSLPGKRLSVNGTQQLIQKMIKIGLKTAAVTSVTAVGRAAGMAFDSLKDQIMENHVAAQSQSLRDTTNKILKSKREFEETTGSQRKHQKTFAECQREEDSDSEDEDSYDDYDEDEYGEDGYDEDDEGGYGEDEDDYDEDEYGEDEDEDGYGEDEDDEGGYGEDEDGEDEDDEGGYGEDEDGEDEDDEGGYGEDEDGEDEDDEGGYGEDEDGEDEDDEGGYGEDEDEDDEGGYGEDEDGEDEDDEGGYGEDEDDYDEDEYGEDEYDEGGYGEDEDGEDEDDEGGYGEDGYGEDEDDEGGYGEEEDGEDEENYSQDEEHDQEEEDGEEDTEDDESSVKNTRKHKFESRPKASTAVRVALLNVQSMNNKRREVLDIITQNNLDVLCTTETWLQRHTGRDVLRDASPHDFSFYHQFSSIMSGRNLSSSSMCIVHQGPT; encoded by the exons ATGCAGACATCCATCTTGGCCACTACTGAGCAGCTGCTGGAGCGGAGTTTCACCTCGATCAGGAGGAAGGAGTGCTGTGCAGAGAAGTTCATTAAAATGGCCCGAGAGCTGGAATCACTTAAGGAGAAATGCAATGCAAGTCAGTGTGTGGGCACCATGTGCATGactgtatttctgtttgcaGCAACTGCTCATTTGTTAGATCTGGTAGGAATATGGTGTTTAGGTGTAGGTGCCACAATCTCTGTAGCTACTCCCATCATTGAGCAGGTCATGTCCTTTGTCACCATGACAAAGAAGCAGGATTTAGAAAAGCAGAGCAACAAAACTACAGGAGAAATCCAGGAACAGTTCAAGCAAGTGAGAGAGCAGGTTTCTGTGAATAAAGGACCCTCGCACACGACTCCCAACCAGCGCTTCTTTCCACCTCAGCTGCTACTTTCACTGCCCGGTAAACGTTTGTCTGTAAACGGAACTCAACAGCTCATCCAAAAAATGATTAAGATTggactgaaaacagctgctgtcacaaGTGTCACG GCTGTGGGACGAGCTGCTGGGATGGCATTTGACAGCTTGAAAGACCAGATCATGGAAAACCATGTGGCTGCACAAAGCCAATCACTGAGAGACACAACCAACAAAATCCTGAAGAGCAA AAGGGAGTTTGAAGAGACGACTGGAAGCCAACGAAAACACCAGAAGACTTTTGCTGAatgtcagagagaggaggacagtGATAGTGAGGATGAAGACAgttatgatgattatgatgaggATGAGTATGGTGAGGATGGttatgatgaagatgatgagggtGGTTATGGTGAGGATGAGGACGATTATGATGAGGATGAGTAtggtgaggatgaagatgaggatggttatggtgaggatgaagatgatgagggtGGTTATGGTGAGGATGAGGAcggtgaggatgaagatgatgagggtGGGTATGGTGAGGATGAGGAcggtgaggatgaagatgatgagggtGGGTATGGTGAGGATGAGGAcggtgaggatgaagatgatgagggtGGTTATGGTGAGGATGAGGAcggtgaggatgaagatgatgagggtGGTTAtggtgaggatgaggatgaagatgatgagggtGGTTATGGTGAGGATGAGGAcggtgaggatgaagatgatgagggtGGTTATGGTGAGGATGAGGACGATTATGATGAGGATGAGTATGGTGAGGACGAGTATGATGAGGGTGGGTATGGTGAGGATGAGGAcggtgaggatgaagatgatgagggtGGTTATGGTGAGGATGGTTAtggtgaggatgaagatgatgagggtGGTTATGGTGAGGAAGAGGACGGTGAGGATGAGGAGAATTATAGCCAGGATGAAGAGCATGatcaagaggaggaggatggtgaGGAAGACACAGAGGATGATGAAAGCAGTGTTAAGAACACAAGGAAACACAAGTTTGAGAGCCGCCCAAAGGCTTCTACAGCAGTTAGGGTGGCGCTGCTCAATGTTCAGTCGATGAATAATAAAAGACGCGAGGTCCTCGACATCATAACGCAAAACAACCTGGATGTACTTTGCACAACAGAGACATGGTTACAAAGACACACTGGACGCGACGTCCTCAGGGACGCTTCACCACATGATTTCAGTTTCTATCATCAG TTCTCAAGCATAATGAGTGGGAGGAACCTGTCCTCATCGTCAATGTGTATCGTCCACCAGGGTCCAACCTGA